One window of Actinomycetota bacterium genomic DNA carries:
- a CDS encoding transketolase, with product MSAATRTEDLQALKDVARRMRVRIIEMTTASASGHPTTSLSSVEIVTALHFSRLRWDPQDAAMPDRDRFVISKGHGVPVLYAAYAEAGAIPDEELKTLRQTGSRLQGHPDPVRLPFTEAATGSLGQGLSIAMGMALAARMDGASWRTYCLMGDGEIQEGQVWEAAMSAPKFGLDNLCGIVDHNRIQQTSSVDEILHTLNPISDKWRAFGWHVIECDGHDLTQVLAALDEAAATPGVPSVIVARTVKGKGVSFMEDDLQFHGKAATDEQAVKAIEEILSA from the coding sequence ATGAGCGCCGCAACCCGCACCGAGGACCTCCAAGCCCTCAAGGACGTCGCGCGCAGGATGCGCGTGCGCATCATCGAGATGACCACCGCTTCGGCCAGCGGCCACCCGACGACGTCGCTTTCGTCGGTCGAGATCGTGACGGCGCTGCACTTCTCCCGGCTCCGGTGGGACCCACAAGACGCCGCGATGCCCGACCGTGACCGCTTTGTCATCTCCAAGGGGCACGGCGTCCCCGTGCTGTACGCGGCCTACGCCGAGGCCGGTGCGATCCCGGACGAGGAACTGAAGACGCTGCGGCAGACCGGATCCCGGCTCCAAGGGCACCCGGACCCCGTACGCCTGCCGTTCACCGAGGCTGCCACCGGCTCGCTGGGCCAGGGGCTGTCGATCGCGATGGGAATGGCCCTTGCCGCACGGATGGACGGTGCCTCCTGGCGGACGTACTGCCTGATGGGCGACGGTGAGATCCAGGAGGGGCAGGTGTGGGAGGCGGCGATGTCCGCGCCCAAGTTCGGACTCGACAACCTCTGCGGGATCGTGGACCACAACCGGATCCAGCAGACCTCGTCGGTGGACGAGATCCTGCACACCCTCAACCCGATCTCCGACAAGTGGCGCGCCTTCGGCTGGCACGTCATCGAGTGCGACGGCCACGACCTGACGCAGGTCCTCGCCGCTCTGGACGAAGCCGCTGCGACACCGGGAGTCCCCAGCGTGATCGTGGCCCGGACCGTCAAGGGCAAAGGCGTGTCGTTCATGGAGGACGACCTTCAGTTCCACGGCAAGGCCGCCACGGACGAGCAGGCCGTCAAGGCGATCGAGGAGATTCTCAGCGCATGA
- a CDS encoding transketolase C-terminal domain-containing protein: MKPTSTREAFGEALVEAGASDPRVVALDGDVATSVMTAEFGKRFPDRYFQLGIAESNIVGVAAGLAMSGKVPFCASFACFITGRFETIRMSVAYNRANVRIVGTHVGVGIGPDGHSQMGLEDVAIMRTLPNMAVIQPATGVETRAATHYLVDHHGPAYLRLTRQKLPELFGDDYEFGFGKGTVLREGSDVAIIGSGAGLHEALGAAEILGSHGISASVANIHTIQPLDDELVASLARSCGRVVTVEDHTVVGGLGGAVTESLSERCPVPVLRIGVRGFGESGDPDELYERFGLSAAKVAASVAGFVQSPAEAGLARH, from the coding sequence ATGAAGCCCACGTCGACTCGCGAAGCTTTCGGGGAGGCCCTGGTCGAGGCGGGCGCAAGCGACCCCCGTGTCGTGGCGCTCGACGGCGACGTCGCCACCAGCGTCATGACCGCCGAGTTCGGCAAGCGGTTCCCGGACCGCTACTTCCAGCTCGGGATCGCCGAGTCCAACATCGTCGGCGTCGCCGCCGGGCTGGCCATGAGTGGGAAGGTCCCGTTCTGCGCGTCGTTCGCCTGCTTCATCACGGGGCGTTTCGAGACCATTCGCATGTCCGTGGCCTACAACCGCGCCAACGTCCGCATCGTCGGGACGCACGTCGGTGTGGGCATCGGTCCGGACGGGCACTCCCAGATGGGTCTGGAGGACGTGGCCATCATGCGGACCCTGCCCAACATGGCGGTCATTCAGCCCGCGACGGGGGTCGAGACCCGTGCAGCGACGCACTACCTCGTCGACCATCACGGTCCCGCCTATCTGCGGCTGACGCGACAAAAGCTTCCGGAGCTGTTCGGCGACGACTACGAGTTTGGGTTCGGCAAGGGGACAGTGCTGCGCGAGGGCAGCGACGTTGCGATCATCGGCTCGGGGGCCGGGCTGCACGAGGCGCTCGGCGCGGCGGAGATTCTCGGCTCCCACGGGATTTCCGCGTCGGTCGCCAACATCCACACGATCCAGCCCCTGGACGACGAGCTCGTCGCCTCCCTGGCCCGCAGTTGCGGCAGGGTCGTGACGGTCGAGGACCACACGGTCGTGGGCGGCCTGGGCGGTGCCGTGACCGAGAGCCTGTCGGAGCGGTGTCCGGTTCCGGTCCTGCGGATCGGGGTCCGCGGGTTCGGTGAGTCCGGCGACCCTGATGAGCTGTACGAGCGGTTCGGACTGTCCGCGGCGAAGGTGGCCGCGTCGGTCGCCGGGTTTGTGCAGTCGCCGGCGGAGGCCGGCCTGGCGCGGCACTAA
- the ftsE gene encoding cell division ATP-binding protein FtsE: MIETIKLCKTYKGGIQALQDVSIQIPKGEFVFLVGPSGSGKSTLTKILMKDEEPTGGEVYVAGKDLSKLNRWKVPYHRRALGVVFQDFKLLPNKTAYENVAYALEVTGRPRHVLERLVPPALEVVGLKEKMHRKPDELSGGEQQRVSIARAFVNQPKILLCDEPTGNLDPATSLEIVRLLDRINRLGTTVVVATHDHAIVDMMRRRVIELEAGHLVRDQSRGVYGPVGG, translated from the coding sequence ATGATCGAGACAATCAAGCTCTGCAAGACGTACAAGGGCGGCATCCAGGCCCTTCAGGACGTCTCCATCCAGATCCCCAAGGGCGAGTTCGTCTTCCTCGTTGGACCCTCGGGGTCGGGCAAATCCACTCTCACGAAGATCCTCATGAAAGACGAGGAGCCGACGGGCGGCGAGGTCTACGTGGCGGGCAAGGACCTCAGCAAGCTCAACCGCTGGAAGGTGCCTTACCACCGCCGGGCACTGGGAGTCGTTTTCCAGGATTTCAAGCTCCTGCCCAACAAGACGGCCTACGAGAACGTCGCTTATGCACTGGAGGTCACGGGCCGCCCGAGGCACGTCCTGGAGCGGCTGGTCCCCCCGGCCCTGGAGGTCGTCGGGCTCAAGGAGAAGATGCACCGCAAGCCCGATGAGCTGTCCGGTGGCGAGCAGCAGCGCGTGTCGATCGCGAGAGCGTTCGTGAACCAGCCGAAGATCCTGCTCTGCGACGAGCCGACTGGGAACCTCGACCCGGCGACGTCGCTTGAGATCGTGCGCCTGCTGGACCGCATCAACCGACTCGGCACGACCGTCGTGGTGGCTACCCACGACCACGCGATCGTGGACATGATGCGCCGCCGAGTGATCGAGCTCGAGGCCGGACATCTGGTCCGCGACCAGTCCCGCGGCGTCTACGGTCCGGTGGGCGGCTGA
- the ftsX gene encoding permease-like cell division protein FtsX has product MAFKVGYFVRESAVNLRRNLLMTLAATLTAAVSLLLLGGVLTLGSFVRGITGEIERQVEVAVFLKDEVSQQQQDSLLRSLQELPVVSDVRYESKEEAFELFKKLYRDQPTIWQNVDPDVLPASFRVAMKDPERVDIIRSAVGENPAVDQVVDQRETVERLLGFTNLLRTFSTVMVIILLVAAVLLISNTIQLGIFARRKEIEIMKLVGATNWFVRIPFMFEGVAVGIAGTVLAMLLLSVAKSFILKWLPPFIPTAALRGVDVVQMFWLLVLGSVIGALGSSVALRKYLNV; this is encoded by the coding sequence ATGGCGTTCAAGGTCGGGTACTTCGTCCGCGAGTCGGCGGTCAACCTCCGGCGCAACCTGCTGATGACTCTGGCCGCGACCCTCACGGCTGCCGTGTCGCTGCTGCTCCTCGGGGGAGTCCTGACGCTGGGATCGTTCGTGCGGGGGATCACCGGCGAGATTGAGAGGCAGGTCGAGGTCGCGGTGTTCCTGAAGGACGAGGTCAGCCAACAGCAGCAGGACTCCCTGCTGCGTTCCCTGCAGGAGCTGCCCGTCGTCAGCGACGTCCGCTACGAGTCCAAGGAAGAGGCCTTCGAGCTATTCAAGAAGCTGTACCGGGACCAGCCCACCATCTGGCAGAACGTGGACCCCGACGTGCTGCCCGCCTCGTTCCGTGTGGCGATGAAGGACCCGGAACGCGTGGACATCATCCGCTCGGCCGTGGGGGAGAACCCGGCCGTGGACCAGGTCGTGGACCAGCGCGAGACCGTGGAGAGGCTGCTGGGTTTCACGAACCTGCTGCGCACGTTCTCGACAGTGATGGTGATCATCCTTCTGGTCGCGGCCGTCCTGCTCATCTCCAACACGATCCAGCTGGGGATCTTCGCGCGGCGCAAGGAGATCGAGATCATGAAGCTCGTCGGGGCGACCAACTGGTTCGTGCGCATCCCCTTCATGTTCGAAGGGGTCGCTGTGGGCATCGCGGGGACGGTTCTGGCGATGCTGCTGCTGAGCGTGGCGAAGTCCTTCATCCTGAAGTGGCTGCCGCCGTTCATCCCGACGGCGGCCCTGCGGGGCGTGGACGTCGTTCAGATGTTCTGGCTGTTGGTGCTCGGCTCCGTGATCGGCGCCCTCGGCTCCAGCGTCGCTTTGCGCAAGTACCTCAACGTCTGA
- a CDS encoding anthranilate synthase component I family protein, with the protein MTAPATGPLLSRLPREPWLVAVPDGRATVIAVEPVEVVELNGDAALGALDGLKSGWWAGFLSYELGQAVEPPRPGARIGRPPPQTPDLLLARFESRLVLEPGGPPRLEGSGPSRLLLQAALDAGPDAREPLPAPLDTWRSSLGREQWIGAVERVLEHLAAGDCYQVNLTRRLTAEGCPDPVDLYRVLLDGNPAPHCALVRAGERSVVSASPESFLRAGRGRIVTRPIKGTASDPEVLSSSAKDRAENVMIVDLARNDLGRVCEYGTVNVDALCELEPHPGLFHLVSTVSGSLRTDASIGDIIRATFPAASITGAPKPRVLRIIEHLEPVPRGVYCGAIGWIDAGARSMDLNVAIRTFEMSGGLTSFGVGGGIVADSDPGAEWEETELKARRLLSLASGQPVPGETPVRR; encoded by the coding sequence GTGACAGCCCCTGCGACCGGCCCCCTCCTGTCCAGGCTCCCGCGTGAGCCCTGGCTGGTGGCGGTCCCCGACGGCCGGGCGACGGTGATCGCCGTCGAGCCCGTGGAGGTCGTGGAGCTCAATGGGGACGCGGCCCTGGGGGCGCTGGACGGCCTGAAGTCCGGTTGGTGGGCCGGGTTTTTGTCCTACGAGCTGGGGCAGGCGGTGGAGCCGCCGCGTCCGGGCGCTCGGATCGGGCGTCCGCCCCCGCAGACTCCGGACCTGCTGCTTGCGCGGTTTGAGTCCAGGCTGGTCCTCGAGCCCGGGGGGCCGCCGCGACTGGAAGGGTCCGGTCCGTCCCGGCTCCTGCTGCAGGCGGCCCTGGACGCCGGTCCGGACGCTCGGGAGCCGCTCCCTGCGCCGCTGGACACGTGGCGCTCCAGCCTGGGCCGGGAGCAGTGGATCGGGGCGGTGGAACGGGTGCTGGAGCACCTCGCCGCGGGGGACTGCTACCAGGTGAACCTCACGCGCCGCCTGACCGCCGAGGGGTGTCCGGACCCGGTGGACCTGTACCGCGTGCTCCTGGACGGCAACCCGGCCCCCCACTGCGCGCTGGTCCGGGCCGGCGAGCGGTCGGTCGTGTCGGCGTCGCCCGAATCCTTCCTGCGGGCCGGCCGGGGACGGATCGTGACCCGGCCCATCAAGGGGACGGCGTCGGATCCCGAAGTGCTGTCCTCCAGCGCCAAGGACCGCGCCGAGAACGTGATGATCGTCGACCTCGCCCGCAACGACCTGGGACGCGTCTGCGAGTACGGGACCGTGAACGTGGACGCGCTGTGCGAGCTGGAACCGCACCCCGGACTGTTCCACCTGGTGAGCACCGTATCGGGCTCCCTTAGGACCGACGCCTCAATCGGGGACATCATCCGCGCGACCTTTCCGGCCGCATCGATCACGGGCGCGCCCAAGCCGCGCGTCCTGCGCATCATCGAGCACCTCGAGCCGGTCCCCCGCGGTGTCTACTGCGGGGCGATCGGGTGGATCGACGCCGGGGCGAGGTCAATGGATCTCAACGTCGCGATCCGCACCTTCGAGATGTCCGGGGGCCTGACGTCTTTCGGCGTGGGCGGCGGGATCGTCGCCGACTCCGACCCGGGGGCCGAGTGGGAGGAGACAGAACTCAAGGCGCGGCGGCTGCTGTCCCTGGCGTCGGGGCAACCGGTCCCCGGCGAGACGCCCGTCAGACGTTGA